A part of Antechinus flavipes isolate AdamAnt ecotype Samford, QLD, Australia chromosome 6, AdamAnt_v2, whole genome shotgun sequence genomic DNA contains:
- the LOC127540528 gene encoding olfactory receptor 8J1-like, giving the protein MFQGNLSHVTTFILIGVSENPELQLPLFFIFFAIYGVTVTGNVGIITLTSIDSQLQTPMYFFLRHLAIINLGNSTVIAPQMLVNFLLEKKTISYYGCVIQHAGFLVFIVAEVFMLAAMAYDRYVAICNPLLYMVVVSRKVCILLVILIYIYGFLTSVTVTSCVFSMSYCSSNVINHFYCDNIPLLALSCSSTHIPVTIVYITAAINLFVSLTIILISYFQIILAILRIRSAEGRKKAFSTCASHMTAVTIFYGTLLFMYVQPQSNHSLDTDKMASVFYTLVIPMLNPLIYSLRNKDVKEALKRVLTNSCQTFKNL; this is encoded by the coding sequence ATGTTTCAAGGAAATCTCTCTCATGTGACCACATTCATTCTCATTGGAGTCTCAGAAAATCCAGAGCTTCAACTtcccctcttcttcatcttctttgcaATCTATGGAGTGACCGTGACTGGAAATGTGGGAATCATCACACTCACTAGTATAGATTCTCAACTTCAAACTCCCATGTACTTTTTCCTCAGACACTTGGCAATCATCAATCTTGGCAATTCTACTGTCATTGCTCCCCAGATGCTGGTTAATTTCTTGCTGGAGAAGAAAACCATTTCCTACTATGGATGTGTAATCCAACATGCAGGCTTCTTAGTTTTCATAGTTGCTGAGGTTTTCATGTTGGCTGCTATGGCCTATGACCGCTATGTGGCTATTTGTAATCCCCTGTTATATATGGTTGTGGTATCACGGAAGGTTTGCATCCTACTTGTCATCCTCATATATATTTATGGCTTCTTAACATCAGTGACAGTTACCTCTTGTGTTTTCTCAATGTCCTACTGTTCTTCCAATGTCATTAATCATTTTTACTGTGACAATATCCCTTTGTTAGCGTTATCTTGCTCTTCTACTCATATACCAGTGACTATAGTCTATATCACTGCAGCTATCAATCTCTTCGTTTCCTTGACAATTATCCTGATATCCTACTTCCAGATCATCTTGGCCATCCTGAGGATACGTTcagcagaaggaagaaagaaagcctTTTCCACTTGTGCTTCCCATATGACAGCTGTCACTATTTTCTATGGGACACTTCTTTTTATGTATGTGCAGCCCCAGTCAAACCATTCCTTAGATACTGACAAAATGGCTTCAGTGTTTTATACACTAGTAATCCCTATGTTAAATCCTTTGATATATAGTCTGAGGAACAAGGATGTGAAGGAGGCTCTGAAGAGAGTTCTTACTAACTCTTGCCAAACTTTTAAAAACCTGTAA
- the LOC127540580 gene encoding olfactory receptor 8J1-like — translation MFQGNLSQVTTFILIGVSENPELQLPLFFIFFAIYGVTVTGNVGIITLTSIDSQLQTPMYFFLRHLAIINLGNSTVIAPQMLVNFLLEKKTISYYGCVIQHAGFLVFIVAEVFMLAAMAYDRYVAICNPLLYMVVVSRKVCILLVILIYIYGFSTSVTVTSCVFSMSYCSSNVINHFYCDNIPLLALSCSATHIPETIVYISAGTNLFLSLTIVLMSYFQIILAILRIRSAEGRKKAFSTCASHMTAVTIFYGTLLFMYVQPQSNHSLDTDKMASVFYTLVIPMLNPLIYSLRNKDVKEALKRVLTNSCQTFKNL, via the coding sequence ATGTTTCAAGGAAATCTCTCCCAAGTGACCACATTCATTCTCATTGGAGTCTCAGAAAATCCAGAGCTTCAACTtcccctcttcttcatcttctttgcaATCTATGGAGTGACCGTGACTGGAAATGTGGGAATCATCACACTCACTAGTATAGATTCTCAACTTCAAACTCCCATGTACTTTTTCCTCAGACACTTGGCAATCATCAATCTTGGCAATTCTACTGTCATCGCTCCCCAGATGCTGGTTAATTTCTTGCTGGAGAAGAAAACCATTTCCTACTATGGATGTGTAATCCAACATGCAGGCTTCTTAGTTTTCATAGTTGCTGAGGTTTTCATGTTGGCTGCTATGGCCTATGACCGCTATGTGGCTATTTGTAATCCCCTGTTATATATGGTTGTGGTATCACGGAAGGTTTGCATCCTACTTGTCATCCTCATATATATTTATGGCTTCTCAACATCAGTGACAGTTACCTCTTGTGTTTTCTCAATGTCCTACTGTTCTTCCAATGTCATTAATCATTTTTACTGTGACAATATCCCTTTGTTAGCTTTATCTTGCTCTGCTACTCATATACCAGAGACTATAGTCTATATTTCTGCAGGTActaatctcttcctttccttgaCAATTGTCCTGATGTCCTACTTCCAGATCATCTTGGCCATCCTGAGGATACGTTcagcagaaggaagaaagaaagcctTTTCCACTTGTGCTTCCCACATGACAGCTGTCACTATTTTCTATGGGACACTCCTTTTTATGTATGTGCAGCCCCAGTCAAACCATTCTTTAGATACTGATAAAATGGCATCAGTGTTTTATACACTAGTAATCCCTATGTTGAATCCTTTGATATACAGTCTGAGGAACAAGGATGTAAAGGAGGCTCTGAAAAGAGTTCTTACAAACTCTtgccaaacttttaaaaacttgtaA